A single Balaenoptera ricei isolate mBalRic1 chromosome 13, mBalRic1.hap2, whole genome shotgun sequence DNA region contains:
- the FAM110C gene encoding protein FAM110C, giving the protein MRALPALDAPPSERLLSRDSGAPRARDAAGPTRRSAVERLAADRSKYVRGPPGAGPGPACEGSSPGASQGQAGDPRPPARVPGPVARRAIARKPLRPDSLVIYRQKCEFVRGSGADSPRGGLVKKLFQGPGKDKTPGSPGTSRVGEEGGARAPEAAPTEPGPVAAPAVPGPSAPPAPAPPVRAPSRVPAAPRGPELLGARHRGLQRSQSDLSARYSASLAEFDTFFQYCGLEPEVVEALGRENFSAGSDLVARKVRSVSVATSDSGFSRHSGGDEGLQEGELTEQVPSTTSVVERNARIIKWLYTCKKAKETPGQGLQGPA; this is encoded by the coding sequence CAGCCCTGGACGCGCCCCCGAGCGAGCGCCTCCTGTCCCGGGACTCCGGGGCCCCCCGGGCCCGGGACGCGGCGGGGCCGACGCGCAGGAGCGCGGTGGAAAGGCTGGCAGCCGACCGCTCCAAGTACGTGCGGGGCCCGCCGGGAGCCGGCCCAGGCCCGGCTTGCGAGGGCAGCAGCCCCGGGGCGAGCCAAGGGCAGGCGGGCGACCCTCGGCCCCCGGCGCGCGTCCCCGGTCCGGTGGCGCGCAGGGCCATAGCGCGGAAGCCGCTGAGGCCGGACTCGCTGGTTATCTACCGACAGAAATGCGAGTTCGTCCGAGGGTCGGGAGCCGACAGCCCCAGGGGAGGCCTGGTGAAGAAGCTCTTCCAGGGGCCGGGCAAGGACAAGACGCCTGGGTCGCCCGGCACGTCccgggtgggggaggagggcgggGCCAGGGCCCCGGAGGCCGCCCCGACCGAGCCCGGCCCCGTCGCGGCTCCCGCGGTGCCAGGGCCCTCCgcgcccccggcccccgccccgccgGTCAGGGCGCCCTCCAGAGTCCCGGCTGCGCCCCGGGGTCCGGAGCTGCTCGGGGCGAGGCACCGGGGGCTGCAGCGCTCGCAGTCCGACCTCAGCGCGCGCTACTCCGCGTCCTTGGCCGAATTTGACACCTTCTTCCAGTACTGCGGCCTGGAGCCCGAGGTGGTGGAGGCGCTCGGGCGGGAGAACTTCTCCGCCGGGTCGGACCTCGTCGCCCGCAAGGTCCGCAGCGTGAGCGTCGCCACCTCCGACAGCGGCTTCTCCCGGCACAGCGGCGGCGACgaggggctgcaggagggagAGCTGACGGAGCAGGTGCCCAGCACCACCTCGGTGGTCGAGAGGAACGCCCGCATCATCAAGTGGCTGTACACCTGTAAGAAGGCCAAGGAGACCCCCGGCCAGGGGCTGCAGGGCCCGGCGTGA